A stretch of the Argentina anserina chromosome 6, drPotAnse1.1, whole genome shotgun sequence genome encodes the following:
- the LOC126797122 gene encoding uncharacterized protein LOC126797122: MELEIAFHKFGIIKRVWVVRRPQGYAFIDFDHIRDAKNAICELDDKNDQRVEFSHDSRHVVGKFCTNGNTYASTKPRAGGKIVSYVTNANGEAFPVLGRGIFSPGRYSVGGGLRSRLFHLDQTYAGAKSGA, translated from the exons ATGGAGCTTGAGATTGCATTCCATAAGTTTGGAATTATCAAAAGAGTATGGGTTGTAAGAAGGCCACAAGGTTATGcttttattgattttgatcaCATTAGAGATGCAAAGAATGCTATTTGTGAGTTAGATGACAAGAATGACCAGAGAGTTGAGTTCTCACATGACTCTAGACATGTTGTGGGGAAATTCTGCACTAATGGTAATACCTATGCGTCTACAAAACCTCGAGCAGgtggtaagattg TGTCATATgtcactaatgctaatggtgaggctttTCCTGTGCTAGGGAGAGG gatcttctcaccagggAGATACTCGGTCGGAGGGGGGTTGAGGAGCAGATTGTTTCacttggatcagacatatgcaggAGCTAAGTCAGGAGCATAG